The proteins below come from a single Acidovorax sp. NCPPB 4044 genomic window:
- a CDS encoding aspartate carbamoyltransferase catalytic subunit: MLSKRNPQLNRNGELIHLLSIEGLPKSIVTHILDTAANFVSVNDREVKKVPLLRGKSVFNLFFENSTRTRTTFEIAAKRLSADVINLDIARSSASKGESLLDTIANLSAMAADLFVVRHSESGAPYLIAQHVAPHVHVINAGDGRHAHPTQGLLDMYTIRHYKKDFSNLTVAIVGDVLHSRVARSDIHGLTTLGCPEVRVVGPRTLVPGDLSQMGVRVCHTLEEGIKDADVVIMLRLQNERMSGALLPSSQEYFKSFGLTPEKLQLAKPDAIVMHPGPINRGVEIDSAVVDGKQSVILPQVTFGIAVRMAVMSIVAGNEA, translated from the coding sequence GTGCTCTCCAAGCGCAACCCCCAGCTCAACCGCAACGGCGAGTTGATCCACCTGCTCTCGATCGAGGGCCTGCCCAAGAGCATCGTCACCCACATCCTCGACACGGCGGCGAACTTCGTCTCGGTGAACGACCGCGAGGTCAAGAAGGTGCCGCTGCTGCGCGGCAAGAGCGTGTTCAACCTGTTCTTCGAGAACAGCACCCGCACCCGCACCACGTTCGAGATCGCGGCCAAGCGGCTGTCCGCCGACGTCATCAACCTCGACATCGCGCGCTCCTCGGCCAGCAAGGGCGAGTCGCTGCTCGACACCATCGCCAACCTCTCGGCCATGGCGGCCGACCTGTTCGTTGTGCGGCACAGCGAATCGGGCGCGCCCTACCTGATCGCGCAGCACGTGGCGCCGCACGTGCACGTGATCAATGCGGGCGACGGCCGGCATGCGCACCCCACGCAGGGGCTGCTCGACATGTACACCATCCGCCACTACAAGAAGGATTTCAGCAACCTCACGGTGGCCATCGTGGGCGACGTGCTGCACTCGCGCGTGGCGCGCTCGGACATCCACGGCCTCACCACGCTGGGCTGCCCCGAGGTGCGCGTGGTCGGCCCGCGCACGCTGGTGCCCGGCGACCTGTCGCAGATGGGCGTGCGCGTGTGCCACACGCTCGAGGAAGGCATCAAGGACGCCGACGTGGTGATCATGCTGCGCCTGCAGAACGAGCGCATGAGCGGCGCGCTGCTGCCCTCCAGCCAGGAATATTTCAAGAGCTTCGGCCTCACGCCCGAGAAACTGCAGCTCGCCAAGCCCGACGCCATCGTCATGCACCCCGGCCCCATCAACCGCGGTGTGGAGATCGACTCCGCCGTGGTGGACGGCAAGCAGAGCGTGATCCTGCCGCAGGTGACCTTCGGCATCGCCGTGCGCATGGCGGTGATGTCCATCGTGGCGGGCAACGAAGCCTGA
- a CDS encoding cryptochrome/photolyase family protein gives MEPTFSSGLVWFRRDLRSDDHAALHHALRQCEQVHCVFVFDKPILDPLPRADRRVEFIRESLVELDASLRALSGRPHGGLIVRHAVAAEEIPALAGRLGVEAVFANHDDEPGALERDTRVRHALAATGVRLLTYKDHTVFERGEILTQGGTPYTVFTPYKNAWLRKVDAFYLSAYPVENRAHRLAERPQWARGGVPALADIGFEPAGLDKLPLPPGMAGARTLFEDFLARIDRYDDARDFPAVKGPSYLSVHLRFGTLSPRQAARTAHARMQKGSAGAATWLSELIWRDFYFQILAHHPQVAGGASFKPAYDAIAWEDGAEAKERFAAWCEGRTGYPLVDAAMAQINQTGYMHNRLRMVVASFLVKDLGVDWRWGERYFAEQLNDFDLSANNGGWQWASSSGCDAQPYFRIFNPVSQSRKFDPKGRFIRAYLPQLAQLPDAHVHAPWEAGPLEREAAGVRLGDNYPHPLVEHGEARQRTLERYAVVKANTGPA, from the coding sequence ATGGAGCCCACCTTTTCCTCCGGCCTGGTCTGGTTCCGCCGCGACCTGCGCAGCGACGACCACGCCGCCCTCCACCACGCCCTGCGCCAGTGCGAGCAGGTGCATTGCGTGTTCGTTTTCGACAAGCCCATCCTGGACCCGCTGCCCCGCGCAGACCGGCGCGTGGAGTTCATCCGCGAGTCGCTGGTGGAGCTCGACGCCTCCCTGCGCGCGCTGTCGGGGCGCCCGCACGGCGGGCTGATCGTGCGGCACGCGGTGGCGGCCGAGGAGATTCCCGCCCTGGCCGGACGGCTGGGCGTGGAGGCGGTCTTCGCCAACCATGACGACGAGCCTGGGGCGCTGGAGCGCGACACGCGCGTGCGCCATGCGCTCGCCGCCACCGGGGTGCGGTTGCTGACCTACAAGGACCACACCGTTTTCGAGCGCGGAGAAATCCTCACGCAGGGCGGCACGCCCTACACGGTGTTCACGCCCTACAAGAATGCCTGGCTGCGCAAGGTGGATGCGTTCTACCTGAGTGCCTACCCCGTGGAAAACCGGGCCCACCGGCTCGCCGAGCGGCCGCAATGGGCCCGCGGCGGCGTGCCTGCGCTGGCGGACATCGGCTTCGAGCCAGCCGGGCTGGACAAGCTCCCGCTGCCGCCCGGCATGGCGGGTGCGCGCACCTTGTTCGAAGACTTCCTCGCCCGCATCGACCGGTACGACGACGCTCGCGACTTTCCGGCCGTCAAGGGCCCGAGCTACCTGAGCGTGCACCTGCGCTTCGGCACGCTCTCGCCGCGGCAGGCCGCGCGCACGGCCCATGCCCGCATGCAGAAAGGCAGCGCCGGGGCCGCCACCTGGCTGAGCGAGCTGATCTGGCGCGATTTCTATTTCCAGATCCTGGCGCACCACCCACAGGTGGCCGGGGGAGCGAGCTTCAAGCCCGCGTACGACGCCATCGCCTGGGAGGACGGCGCCGAGGCGAAAGAGCGCTTTGCCGCATGGTGCGAAGGCCGCACAGGCTACCCGCTGGTGGATGCCGCCATGGCGCAGATCAACCAGACGGGCTACATGCACAACCGGCTGCGCATGGTGGTGGCGAGCTTCCTCGTGAAGGACCTGGGCGTGGACTGGCGCTGGGGAGAACGCTACTTCGCCGAGCAGCTCAACGACTTCGACCTGTCAGCCAACAACGGGGGCTGGCAGTGGGCCAGTTCGAGCGGCTGCGACGCGCAGCCGTATTTCCGCATCTTCAATCCCGTGAGCCAGAGCCGCAAGTTCGACCCCAAGGGCCGCTTCATCCGAGCGTACCTGCCGCAACTGGCGCAGCTGCCCGATGCGCACGTGCATGCGCCCTGGGAGGCCGGCCCGCTCGAACGCGAGGCCGCAGGGGTGCGCCTGGGCGATAACTACCCGCACCCGCTGGTGGAGCATGGCGAGGCGCGCCAGCGCACGCTGGAGCGCTACGCGGTCGTGAAGGCGAACACCGGGCCCGCCTGA
- the ruvX gene encoding Holliday junction resolvase RuvX, translating into MSGPMPDPSPAAAAVPPPSAAIAVPAHLQSFLAFDFGARRTGVAVGSRLLRTATPQATIRAEGADARFAAVAERLREWQPDALVVGVPYHPDGAAHENTARALKFARQLRGRFGLPVFEVDERYSTTEAHAGGAKDADAASACIILEQFLRQLP; encoded by the coding sequence ATGAGCGGCCCCATGCCAGACCCGTCGCCCGCCGCTGCCGCCGTTCCCCCTCCCTCTGCCGCTATCGCCGTTCCCGCGCATCTGCAGTCCTTCCTGGCCTTCGATTTCGGTGCCAGGCGCACCGGCGTGGCGGTGGGTTCGCGGTTGCTGCGCACGGCCACGCCCCAGGCCACGATCCGCGCCGAAGGGGCGGATGCACGCTTCGCCGCCGTGGCCGAGCGCCTGCGCGAATGGCAGCCGGATGCACTCGTGGTGGGCGTGCCCTACCACCCAGACGGCGCTGCGCACGAGAACACGGCGCGGGCGCTCAAGTTCGCGCGGCAGTTGCGCGGCCGCTTCGGCCTGCCGGTGTTCGAGGTGGACGAGCGCTACAGCACCACCGAAGCGCACGCGGGTGGCGCAAAAGATGCCGATGCCGCCTCGGCCTGCATCATCCTGGAACAGTTTTTGAGGCAACTTCCATGA
- a CDS encoding YqgE/AlgH family protein yields the protein MPADSAPMNLTHHFLIAMPGLEDESFARSVVYLCEHSERGALGLIINKPSDLSLRGLFDKVDLSLRREDLSQEPVFRGGPVQTERGFVLHESMSAPPSGEEGEDEESAYASTMSITPGGLEMTTSKDVLEALSTGAGPRRVLVTLGYASWGEGQLESELAENSWLTVGADLSVIFDTPVGQRYDRALGLLGLQAWMLSPEAGHA from the coding sequence ATGCCTGCCGATTCTGCGCCCATGAACCTGACGCACCACTTCCTGATCGCCATGCCGGGCCTGGAAGACGAGTCGTTTGCCCGCAGTGTCGTGTACCTGTGCGAACACAGCGAGCGCGGCGCGCTCGGGCTCATCATCAACAAACCGTCCGACCTGAGCCTGCGGGGCCTGTTCGACAAGGTCGATCTCTCCCTGCGCCGTGAAGACCTCTCCCAGGAACCGGTGTTCCGCGGCGGGCCGGTGCAGACGGAACGCGGCTTCGTGCTCCATGAATCCATGAGCGCTCCGCCCAGCGGCGAGGAAGGCGAGGACGAAGAGTCCGCCTACGCCTCCACGATGTCCATCACCCCGGGCGGGCTCGAAATGACCACCAGCAAGGATGTGCTGGAGGCCCTGTCCACCGGCGCCGGGCCACGCCGCGTGCTGGTCACGCTGGGCTATGCCTCCTGGGGCGAAGGCCAGCTCGAATCGGAACTGGCAGAGAACAGCTGGCTGACCGTGGGGGCCGACCTGTCCGTCATCTTCGATACCCCCGTCGGGCAGCGCTACGACCGCGCGCTCGGCCTGCTGGGCCTGCAGGCCTGGATGCTTTCGCCCGAGGCGGGGCACGCATGA
- the pyrR gene encoding bifunctional pyr operon transcriptional regulator/uracil phosphoribosyltransferase PyrR has product MSPTPSSAPAGALTLDAEALYRELLAGVRALRTPQTQLAGIASGGAWLAERLQQDLGLPGDAGVLSSALHRDDFSQRGLSASAQTRLGFEVNGADILLLDDVLYTGRTIRAVINELFDYGRPARVRLAVLVDRGGRELPVQADFAAARVALPAAQSLALARADGGAFHFHVQEA; this is encoded by the coding sequence ATGAGTCCGACCCCTTCCTCCGCCCCCGCCGGGGCCCTGACGCTCGACGCCGAGGCGCTCTACCGCGAACTGCTGGCGGGCGTGCGCGCACTGCGCACGCCGCAGACGCAGCTGGCCGGCATCGCGTCCGGCGGTGCCTGGCTGGCCGAGCGGCTGCAGCAGGACCTGGGCCTGCCCGGCGATGCGGGCGTGCTGTCTTCCGCGCTGCACCGCGACGATTTCTCCCAGCGCGGCCTCTCCGCGAGCGCGCAGACGCGCCTGGGCTTCGAGGTGAACGGCGCCGACATCCTGCTGCTGGACGACGTGCTCTATACGGGCCGCACCATCCGCGCGGTGATCAACGAACTGTTCGACTACGGCCGCCCCGCGCGCGTGCGGCTCGCCGTGCTCGTGGACCGCGGCGGGCGCGAGCTGCCCGTGCAGGCGGACTTCGCGGCCGCCCGTGTCGCGCTGCCTGCCGCGCAGTCCCTGGCGCTCGCCCGCGCGGACGGCGGCGCCTTCCACTTCCATGTCCAGGAGGCCTGA
- a CDS encoding hybrid sensor histidine kinase/response regulator, which yields MSPIDAANAPAADWSQGEQDLGPLAWVLDELRKSLDGAVKAMRRFVRDAEMARESDLASLDAGALRIARQQLHQASGALEMVGMGPPALVLRSMEAAVQKFVQRPELCSDDAAAVIERASFALVEYLESVLAGKPVSPVALFPQYRDAQALTGAERVHPADLWPVERRFREPDVVIDAAPLAYGAEARSRLDAAVLRIVKAGDVAAAREMQGICLGFAAAQTDRQARAFWKICTGFFEALAQERLVPDIYVKRVASRVLMQYATLAKGDPTIGDRLVQDLLFFCAQARPGAAAAEAGDRSVLQAVRQAFGLERFKPVDYSMPRFGLYDPALLAQARKRIAAATETWSALAGGDRNKLKPAADQFSLVCDSLGKLQPGSEPLAQALTRAVEATTRSGEPPSPALAMEVATAVLYLQASFEELESAQDHMAVRATRLAERLDSVTAGSDSAPLEPWMEELYRRVSDHQTMGSVVDELRSTLGEAEKSLDQFFRNPGDLAALSAVPSRLAQMRGVLSVLGLDQASLAVVRMRDTVERLLLGEVPEEERQAVFEKLGANLGALGFLIDMLSYQRTMARKLFVYDEETGELRILMGRTRTRAGDLPEEQGSHIDARGPVPAPLLLPEEPEPAAAAEPHAADAAPALAPAPDDIAAAPVPAAVPTASAPAPVIDEDADDESELLDIFLEEAREVVVNGLAAVEALRAAPGDLSEQTTLRRAFHTLKGSSRMVGLDAFGEAAWAMEQVLNAWLAEQKPIHRPMLQLADEALQAFGRWADDIAAGQAEGWEPRRFAESAQAMREREEYLPLGGAAVAAASAVAAEAAPAAAVEAPADEAVVDDAGLQALEPTDAAPSEEDRVEPAGLETVADANAPQAFLPDTEFLPIPSVEATPSAGAPGVDAEPLALDLDLGFDALPADGAHPDFADTQPPEADPTLAPALEAPTAVPAAEIAEDIDFSVFSEALADADAREPDAAAAPADASPAQDASFPDLLLDVPSDGVDAAPVPQAELPSLDADLRDDEAPEALPELSEAEWSDLTSDAGEDAPPLPEALPQQALDDTAVFEEEGASTASASSLLPAETEETGEAAEADVPAAAPPAEAEVQPVAGTEPVETDTTTAPPDAELPLSAEVPEEAVKVIETLRIGIPLYNVYLNEADEWSRRLVTCLQEWSLELPEPLPDTAVALAHSLAGSSATVGFHALSDMARALEHALQHVQLLPEGTPEQARVFMAAAEDIRRLLHQFAAGFLKEPNQQILADLREILASEVVTADLGALDSPLGLDPVPDAVPAPEAEAEAEAEAEAEAEAEAEAEAEAEAEAEAEAEAEAVVEPEATADPVHGDAEGSVDALEAASDAVESRVLPDAATVLPRGHVAPALSIPVPVRDDRVDQAALQSAVLGTDIDDDIDVLDVIDPDLFPIFEEEAIELLPVLGAALRQWAARPENLGARNEALRALHTLKGSSRLAGAMRLGEMAHRLESAVEQVDSEEPRSDAIEPLLVSFDAMQASFNALRTIGSQGLAEPVAVSGRVDLPEGADAPDASGAATAATAPLPRPAIRLPAASQLTAVRPVASQSVRVRAQLLDRLVNQAGEVMIARSRLDARMAQMKGSLADLTGNLERLRQQLRDIEVQAETQMQSRLALSKDLAAGFDPLEFDRFTRVQELTRMMAESVNDVATVQRNLQRTMEGAEDDLIAQGRQARELQRDLLRTRMVEFEGISERLYAVVRQASKETGKHIKLDISGGSIEMDRGVLDRMTPAFEHLLRNCVAHGIEAPEARTAAGKPATGSITVALKQDGNDVSVEFRDDGAGLDLERIRAKAVSQGLIAADGEVGPAEAANLIFMPGFSTATEVTGLSGRGIGMDVVRSEVNALGGRIETTTHSGEGTSFRMVLPLTTAVTQVVMLRAGQLTLGVPANLVEIVRRTGAGELEEAYRLGAFEDGVEALPFFWAGALLQSSAWSQETSGRTRPVVILRSASQRIAMHVDEVLGNQEVVVKNLGPQLSRLPGLAGMSVLASGAVVLIYNPVALATVYGDQVRAQTALPAVAASDAAAGQQQAASGAVDGGSVPFAQPAQVPLVLVVDDSITVRRVTQRLLKREGYRVALAADGLQALERLQEERPAVVLSDIEMPRMDGFDLARNIRADRQLNDLPIIMITSRIAQKHREHAAELGVNHYLGKPYSDEELLSLVHHYARAAASQGEAQAVLAAG from the coding sequence ATGTCACCTATTGACGCCGCAAACGCACCGGCTGCGGATTGGAGCCAGGGAGAGCAGGACCTGGGGCCCCTGGCCTGGGTGCTCGACGAGCTGCGCAAGTCGCTTGACGGTGCCGTCAAGGCCATGCGCCGCTTCGTGCGCGATGCCGAAATGGCCCGCGAATCCGACCTCGCATCGCTTGATGCCGGTGCCCTGCGCATCGCGCGGCAGCAATTGCACCAGGCCAGCGGCGCGCTCGAGATGGTGGGCATGGGCCCGCCGGCGCTCGTGCTGCGCTCCATGGAGGCCGCCGTCCAGAAGTTCGTCCAGCGCCCGGAACTGTGCAGCGACGATGCGGCGGCGGTGATCGAGCGCGCCAGCTTTGCGCTGGTGGAGTACCTCGAAAGCGTGCTGGCGGGCAAGCCCGTATCGCCCGTGGCGCTTTTCCCGCAGTACCGCGACGCCCAGGCACTCACCGGCGCCGAACGCGTGCACCCGGCGGACCTGTGGCCCGTGGAGCGCCGCTTCCGCGAACCCGATGTCGTCATCGATGCCGCCCCGCTGGCCTATGGCGCCGAGGCCCGCAGCCGGCTCGATGCCGCGGTGCTGCGCATCGTGAAGGCGGGAGACGTTGCCGCAGCACGCGAAATGCAAGGCATCTGCCTGGGGTTCGCTGCCGCGCAGACCGATCGCCAGGCGCGTGCGTTCTGGAAGATCTGCACCGGCTTCTTCGAAGCGCTGGCGCAGGAGCGCCTGGTGCCCGACATCTATGTGAAGCGTGTGGCATCGCGCGTGCTCATGCAGTACGCCACGCTGGCCAAGGGCGATCCCACCATCGGCGACCGGCTGGTGCAGGACCTGCTGTTCTTCTGCGCGCAGGCCCGGCCCGGGGCCGCTGCCGCGGAGGCAGGCGACCGTTCCGTGCTGCAGGCCGTGCGCCAGGCTTTCGGGCTGGAACGTTTCAAGCCCGTCGATTACTCCATGCCGCGCTTCGGTCTGTACGACCCGGCGCTGCTCGCACAGGCACGCAAGCGGATTGCCGCGGCCACGGAAACCTGGTCGGCGTTGGCCGGTGGAGACCGCAACAAGCTCAAGCCGGCCGCAGACCAGTTCAGCCTCGTCTGCGATTCGCTGGGCAAGCTGCAGCCGGGCAGCGAGCCGCTGGCGCAGGCCCTGACCCGCGCCGTGGAAGCCACGACCCGTTCCGGTGAACCGCCATCGCCCGCGCTGGCCATGGAAGTCGCCACGGCGGTGCTGTACCTGCAGGCATCCTTCGAAGAGCTGGAGTCCGCACAGGACCACATGGCCGTGCGTGCCACGCGCCTGGCCGAGCGGCTGGACAGCGTGACCGCAGGCAGCGACTCCGCGCCGCTCGAGCCCTGGATGGAAGAGCTCTACCGCCGCGTGAGCGACCACCAGACGATGGGCAGCGTCGTGGACGAACTGCGCTCCACGCTCGGCGAAGCCGAAAAATCGCTCGACCAGTTTTTTCGCAATCCGGGCGATCTGGCGGCGCTGTCGGCCGTGCCGAGCCGGCTGGCGCAGATGCGCGGTGTGCTCTCCGTGCTCGGGCTGGACCAGGCCTCGCTGGCCGTCGTGCGCATGCGCGATACCGTCGAGCGGCTCCTGCTGGGCGAAGTGCCCGAGGAAGAGCGCCAGGCGGTCTTCGAGAAGCTGGGTGCCAATCTCGGCGCCCTGGGCTTCCTGATCGACATGCTGAGCTACCAGCGCACCATGGCGCGCAAGCTGTTCGTCTACGACGAGGAAACGGGCGAGCTGCGCATCCTGATGGGCCGCACCCGCACCCGGGCGGGCGATCTGCCCGAAGAACAGGGGAGCCATATCGACGCCCGGGGTCCGGTGCCGGCCCCTCTGTTGCTGCCGGAGGAGCCGGAGCCCGCGGCTGCCGCCGAACCGCATGCCGCCGATGCAGCGCCAGCGCTAGCGCCAGCCCCGGACGATATCGCTGCCGCGCCCGTACCAGCGGCAGTACCCACGGCATCGGCGCCTGCGCCCGTGATCGACGAGGATGCCGACGACGAGAGCGAGCTGCTGGATATCTTCCTGGAAGAGGCCCGCGAGGTTGTCGTGAACGGCCTGGCCGCCGTCGAGGCCTTGCGCGCTGCTCCGGGCGATCTGAGCGAACAAACGACCTTGCGGCGTGCCTTCCACACCCTGAAGGGCAGCTCCCGGATGGTGGGGCTGGATGCCTTTGGTGAGGCTGCCTGGGCCATGGAGCAGGTACTCAATGCCTGGCTGGCCGAGCAAAAGCCCATCCACCGGCCGATGCTGCAACTGGCGGACGAAGCGCTGCAAGCCTTCGGCCGCTGGGCGGACGACATCGCCGCAGGGCAGGCAGAGGGCTGGGAGCCCCGCCGCTTCGCCGAATCCGCACAAGCCATGCGCGAGCGGGAGGAATACCTGCCGCTGGGTGGCGCCGCGGTGGCTGCTGCGTCCGCAGTGGCAGCCGAAGCCGCTCCGGCAGCAGCAGTAGAGGCTCCCGCAGACGAAGCGGTGGTCGACGACGCAGGCCTGCAAGCGCTCGAACCCACCGATGCGGCGCCGTCGGAAGAAGACCGCGTGGAGCCCGCCGGCCTGGAGACTGTCGCAGACGCAAACGCTCCGCAGGCCTTCCTGCCGGACACGGAATTCCTGCCGATCCCCTCGGTCGAGGCGACCCCTTCCGCCGGCGCGCCCGGTGTGGATGCCGAGCCGCTCGCCCTGGATCTGGACCTGGGCTTCGATGCATTGCCGGCAGACGGCGCCCACCCGGACTTTGCAGACACGCAGCCTCCGGAAGCCGACCCGACCCTGGCGCCTGCGTTGGAGGCGCCTACCGCCGTGCCTGCTGCGGAGATCGCCGAAGACATCGACTTCTCGGTGTTCTCCGAAGCGCTGGCCGATGCCGATGCGCGCGAGCCGGATGCGGCAGCCGCACCGGCTGACGCGTCTCCCGCACAGGACGCGTCGTTCCCCGACCTGCTGCTCGACGTTCCGTCGGACGGCGTGGACGCTGCGCCCGTGCCGCAGGCGGAGCTGCCTTCGCTCGATGCGGACCTGCGCGACGACGAAGCGCCGGAGGCGCTGCCCGAACTCTCCGAAGCCGAATGGTCCGATCTGACGTCGGATGCCGGTGAGGATGCGCCGCCACTGCCCGAGGCCCTGCCGCAGCAGGCGCTGGACGACACCGCCGTTTTCGAAGAGGAAGGTGCGTCAACCGCCTCTGCGTCCAGCCTCCTGCCGGCAGAGACGGAAGAAACGGGAGAGGCCGCGGAAGCCGACGTTCCGGCGGCTGCGCCGCCGGCCGAAGCGGAGGTTCAGCCGGTCGCTGGCACCGAGCCGGTGGAGACGGATACGACCACGGCTCCACCGGACGCGGAGCTCCCGCTCTCGGCCGAGGTGCCCGAAGAGGCAGTGAAGGTCATCGAGACACTGCGCATCGGCATTCCGCTCTACAACGTCTACCTGAACGAGGCGGATGAATGGTCCCGCCGCCTTGTCACCTGCCTGCAGGAATGGTCGCTGGAACTGCCCGAACCACTGCCCGATACGGCGGTGGCCCTGGCCCATTCGCTGGCTGGCAGTTCCGCCACGGTGGGGTTCCATGCGCTGTCGGACATGGCGCGTGCGCTGGAGCACGCGCTGCAGCACGTGCAACTGCTGCCGGAGGGAACGCCCGAGCAGGCCCGCGTCTTCATGGCGGCGGCGGAAGACATCCGCCGCCTGCTGCACCAGTTCGCCGCCGGTTTCCTGAAGGAGCCGAACCAGCAGATCCTGGCCGATCTCCGGGAGATCCTCGCATCCGAGGTCGTGACGGCCGACCTGGGTGCTCTGGATTCCCCGCTTGGACTTGATCCGGTTCCCGACGCTGTTCCTGCACCCGAAGCCGAAGCCGAAGCCGAAGCCGAAGCCGAAGCCGAAGCCGAAGCCGAAGCCGAAGCCGAAGCCGAAGCCGAAGCCGAAGCCGAAGCCGAAGCCGAAGCCGAAGCGGTGGTCGAGCCGGAAGCCACCGCGGATCCCGTTCATGGCGATGCCGAAGGTTCCGTCGATGCGCTGGAGGCTGCATCAGACGCCGTCGAATCCCGGGTCCTGCCCGATGCCGCAACGGTCCTGCCGCGCGGCCACGTGGCACCGGCGCTGTCGATCCCGGTACCCGTCCGGGACGACCGCGTGGACCAGGCCGCGTTGCAGAGCGCGGTGCTGGGAACCGATATCGACGACGACATCGATGTGCTCGATGTGATCGATCCCGACCTGTTCCCGATCTTCGAGGAAGAGGCCATCGAACTGCTGCCCGTGCTGGGCGCTGCGCTCCGCCAGTGGGCCGCGCGGCCCGAGAACCTGGGTGCCCGCAACGAAGCGCTGCGCGCGCTGCACACCCTCAAGGGCAGTTCGCGCCTCGCAGGCGCGATGCGCCTGGGCGAGATGGCGCACCGGCTGGAATCGGCCGTGGAGCAGGTGGATTCGGAAGAGCCGCGCAGCGATGCGATCGAGCCCCTGCTGGTGTCTTTCGATGCCATGCAGGCCAGCTTCAATGCCCTGCGCACCATCGGCTCGCAGGGTCTGGCCGAGCCGGTGGCGGTGAGCGGGCGGGTGGATTTGCCGGAAGGCGCGGATGCGCCGGATGCTTCCGGTGCCGCAACGGCGGCAACGGCACCCCTGCCACGCCCGGCCATCCGGCTGCCGGCTGCCTCGCAACTGACCGCCGTGCGGCCGGTGGCCAGCCAGTCGGTGCGTGTGCGTGCGCAGCTGCTGGACCGCCTGGTCAACCAGGCAGGCGAAGTGATGATCGCGCGTTCCCGCCTCGATGCGCGCATGGCGCAGATGAAGGGATCGCTGGCCGACCTCACGGGCAACCTGGAGCGCCTGCGCCAGCAATTGCGCGACATCGAGGTGCAGGCCGAGACGCAGATGCAGTCCCGGCTGGCCCTCTCGAAAGACCTGGCTGCCGGGTTCGATCCGCTCGAATTCGACCGCTTCACCCGCGTGCAGGAGCTGACCCGCATGATGGCCGAGTCGGTGAACGACGTGGCCACCGTGCAGCGCAACCTGCAGCGGACCATGGAAGGCGCCGAGGACGATCTGATCGCCCAGGGGCGGCAGGCACGCGAACTGCAGCGCGATCTGCTGCGCACGCGTATGGTGGAATTCGAAGGCATCTCGGAGCGCCTCTACGCCGTCGTGCGCCAGGCATCCAAGGAGACGGGCAAGCACATCAAGCTCGACATCTCCGGCGGCTCCATCGAGATGGACCGCGGTGTTCTCGACCGCATGACCCCGGCCTTCGAGCACCTGCTGCGCAACTGCGTGGCCCACGGCATCGAAGCGCCCGAGGCGCGCACGGCGGCGGGCAAGCCCGCCACCGGCTCGATCACCGTGGCGCTCAAGCAGGACGGCAACGACGTTTCCGTGGAGTTCCGGGACGACGGCGCCGGGCTCGACCTGGAGCGCATCCGCGCCAAGGCGGTGAGCCAGGGGCTGATCGCGGCGGACGGCGAGGTGGGCCCCGCGGAAGCCGCGAACCTGATCTTCATGCCCGGTTTCTCGACCGCCACCGAAGTGACCGGCCTCTCTGGCCGCGGCATCGGCATGGACGTGGTGCGGTCCGAGGTGAACGCCCTGGGCGGGCGCATCGAAACCACCACCCATTCGGGCGAAGGCACCTCGTTCCGCATGGTGCTGCCGCTCACGACCGCGGTGACGCAGGTGGTGATGCTGCGCGCGGGGCAGCTGACGCTGGGCGTGCCGGCCAACCTCGTCGAGATCGTGCGCCGCACCGGTGCCGGCGAGCTGGAGGAGGCCTACCGCCTCGGCGCCTTCGAGGATGGCGTGGAGGCACTGCCCTTCTTCTGGGCGGGCGCGCTGCTGCAGTCGTCGGCCTGGAGCCAGGAAACCTCGGGCCGCACGCGGCCGGTGGTGATCCTGCGCAGCGCGTCGCAGCGCATTGCCATGCACGTGGACGAAGTGCTGGGCAACCAGGAAGTGGTGGTCAAGAACCTGGGGCCGCAATTGTCGCGGCTGCCGGGCCTGGCAGGCATGTCGGTGCTGGCTTCCGGTGCCGTGGTGCTGATCTACAACCCGGTGGCGCTGGCGACCGTGTACGGCGATCAGGTGCGCGCCCAGACGGCTCTGCCGGCCGTGGCTGCGTCCGATGCGGCGGCGGGGCAGCAACAGGCTGCGTCGGGTGCGGTGGACGGCGGCAGCGTGCCGTTCGCCCAGCCTGCGCAGGTACCCCTGGTGCTGGTGGTCGATGATTCGATCACCGTGCGCCGTGTGACGCAGCGGCTGCTCAAGCGCGAAGGCTACCGGGTGGCCCTGGCGGCCGACGGGCTGCAGGCCCTGGAGCGGCTGCAGGAAGAGCGGCCGGCCGTGGTGCTCTCGGACATCGAGATGCCGCGCATGGACGGCTTCGACCTGGCCCGCAACATCCGCGCGGACCGCCAGTTGAACGACCTGCCGATCATCATGATCACCTCGCGCATTGCGCAGAAGCACCGCGAGCATGCGGCCGAACTGGGTGTGAACCACTACCTGGGCAAGCCCTATTCCGATGAAGAGCTGCTGAGCCTGGTGCACCACTACGCCCGCGCGGCGGCATCGCAGGGCGAGGCCCAGGCGGTACTGGCTGCCGGCTGA